A part of Podarcis muralis chromosome 13, rPodMur119.hap1.1, whole genome shotgun sequence genomic DNA contains:
- the HAUS4 gene encoding HAUS augmin-like complex subunit 4 isoform X2: protein MLDLGPSLQDTQPSLLGLEASDLPELLPPNQELEQMRKHLPAELEKRLKSKCLALLGYYLPESDGAGEVARAAMLGTLAQCLAAEKRRLRESQARHQELVGLLEQQKAAYPQVLLRCLAILKRLARELRLNAQSELDYFSTQYLETKCNAMFFKIRLEELSILLETYTPEKVDVHRMMRDKLQAALSQEEQDLATSRKIVSNYETLGPEFEELVKEYARLQAIIENRRWALREFSKD from the exons ATGCTTGATCTCGGCCCTTCTCTGCAAGACACACAACCGTCTCTCTTGGGTTTGGAGGCCTCTGATCTACCGGAGCTTCTTCCCCCTAACCAA GAGCTGGAGCAAATGCGAAAACACCTCCCCGCGGAATTGGAGAAACGCCTTAAGTCCAAGTGCCTTGCCCTACTCGGTTACTACCTCCCTGAGAGTG ATGGCGCTGGAGAAGTTGCACGGGCAGCGATGCTGGGGACCTTGGCACAGTGCTTGGCTGCAGAGAAGCGGCGCCTGCGAGAAAGCCAGGCTCGGCACCAGGAACTGGTGGGGttgctggagcagcagaaagctgccTATCCCCAG GTCTTATTACGCTGCTTGGCCATCCTGAAACGCTTGGCCCGCGAGCTCCGCCTTAATGCTCAGTCTGAACTCGACTATTTCAGCACCCAGTACCTGGAGACCAAGTGCAATGCCATGTTCTTCAAGATACG GCTTGAGGAGCTGAGCATCCTTTTGGAAACCTACACGCCTGAGAAAGTGGATGTGCATCGGATGATGAg GGACAAACTGCAGGCGGCACTAAGCCAAGAGGAGCAAGACCTGGCCACTTCTCGCAAGATCGTCTCCAACTATGAGACACTGGGCCCAGAATTCGAAGAACTGGTGAAGGAATATGCCCGGCTGCAAGCCATCATTGAGAACAGGCGCTGGGCCCTGAGAGAATTCAGCAAAGACTGA
- the C13H14orf93 gene encoding uncharacterized protein C14orf93 homolog isoform X1 → MSFSATILFSPPNTKEAKCCCCTCKQEPGAQATTPPPPPPSSSTPITVTGTGLAVQSSEQLLHVIYQRVEKAVGLAEVALSLAKANNEALRRLEEEMGTLRRRTAPVVKASPLSGPEERQEDNEEQNEEEQEAEGFRSGVQVVIEELRQLGAAAGPPGHLGFSPVHLGPGGLGGGAEESPAVDVSIQRVYATPPSPSSQPLDDPSLSCPEVSPNSITLEDNMRGEPRFSLGFASLPCRNRSMGQKNARRKRDLVLSKLVHNVHNHITNDKRFDGSESIKSSWNISVVKFLLEKLKHELVSNHHNYTDKELKGACVAYFLTKRREYRNSLNPFKGLKEKEEKKLRSRRYRLFANRSGVARLLGPEEQRLWQGVTEELMSDEEDSLSEPGVWVARPPRFRATPLTQLCYRLDANSKHGTKANRVYGSPSDRLPSAEAQLLPLHLYNPHFQEEGARVGTPPRPPSHKGFCPDLSSFVEIKVEKDE, encoded by the exons ATGTCATTCAGTGCCACAATTTTGTTCTCCCCTCCCAACACCAAAGaggcaaaatgctgctgctgcacctgcaAGCAGGAGCCGGGGGCTCAGGCGACTACGCCGCCCCCGCCACCACCTTCATCCAGCACCCCCATCACGGTTACAGGCACTGGGCTAGCGGTACAGTCTTCAGAGCAACTGCTCCATGTCATCTATCAGCGTGTAGAGAAGGCAGTGGGCCTTGCTGAGGTGGCGCTGAGTCTGGCCAAGGCCAATAATGAAGCCCTGAGGCGGCTGGAGGAGGAAATGGGGACACTGCGCCGAAGGACGGCCCCTGTCGTCAAAGCCAGCCCCCTGAGTGGTCCTGAGGAGCGGCAAGAGGACAATGAAGAGCAGAATGAGGAGGAACAAGAGGCCGAAGGCTTCAGAAGTGGCGTCCAGGTGGTCATTGAAGAGCTGCGGCAGCTGGGAGCGGCGGCAGGGCCACCTGGACACTTGGGTTTCTCGCCTGTGCATCTGGGGCCTGGGGGGCTTGGCGGG GGAGCAGAAGAATCACCTGCTGTAGATGTCTCCATTCAACGGGTCTATGCCACAccaccttccccctcctctcaGCCTCTGGATGATCCTTCTCTCTCCTGCCCAGAGGTATCCCCCAACAGCATCACCTTGGAGGACAACATGCGCGGGGAGCCACGTTTCTCTTTGGGCTTTGCAAGTCTTCCTTGTAGAAACCGAAGCATGGGACAGAAGAATGCAAGGCGCAAGAGGGACTTGGTGCTCTCG AAACTGGTCCATAATGTCCACAACCACATCACCAATGACAAGAGGTTTGATGGCTCTGAGAG cattaAATCTTCATGGAATATCTCTGTAGTGAAATTCTTGCTGGAGAAACTGAAGCATGAATTGGTATCAAATCACCACAATTACACTGACAAAGAACTAAAAG gtGCTTGTGTGGCCTACTTTCTAACCAAACGACGTGAGTATCGCAACTCTCTGAATCCCTTCAAAGGACTcaaagagaaggaggagaagaaactACGAAGTAGACGCTACCGG CTTTTTGCAAATCGTTCCGGGGTGGCGCGTCTGCTGGGCCCTGAAGAGCAGCGTTTGTGGCAAGGCGTGACAGAGGAGCTCATGTCAGACGAGGAAGACAGCCTAAGTGAGCCAGGTGTGTGGGTGGCACGCCCCCCACGATTCCGCGCTACCCCCCTCACTCAGCTTTGCTACCGACTTGATGCCAACTCAAAGCATGGCACCAAAGCTAACCGGGTTTATGGGTCGCCCTCTGACCGCCTGCCCTCCGCTGAAGCTCAGCTTCTGCCCTTGCACCTCTACAACCCGCATTTTCAAGAGGAAGGAGCCAGGGTGGGCACACCGCCCAGGCCGCCCAGCCACAAAGGCTTTTGTCCTGACCTCAGCTCATTCGTTGAGATCAAAGTGGAAAAGGATGAGTGA
- the HAUS4 gene encoding HAUS augmin-like complex subunit 4 isoform X1 — MASALGTVGVQLVRQPGCGSCLPPCSLTDEDLAAYPGLANLLLGLTSHMDSSGLSVHLAQQMEEARKELQRCRGNWLKWEAVHRLLQEALRELGTGLSPRDQKFLEVLEQQLSVAELKRMLDLGPSLQDTQPSLLGLEASDLPELLPPNQELEQMRKHLPAELEKRLKSKCLALLGYYLPESDGAGEVARAAMLGTLAQCLAAEKRRLRESQARHQELVGLLEQQKAAYPQVLLRCLAILKRLARELRLNAQSELDYFSTQYLETKCNAMFFKIRLEELSILLETYTPEKVDVHRMMRDKLQAALSQEEQDLATSRKIVSNYETLGPEFEELVKEYARLQAIIENRRWALREFSKD, encoded by the exons ATGGCATCTGCCTTAGGGACCGTCGGTGTTCAGTTGGTGCGGCAGCCAG GTTGTGGGAgctgcctgcccccttgctcacTCACCGATGAGGACCTGGCTGCCTACCCTGGCTTGGCTAACCTCCTTTTGGGCCTGACCAGCCATATGGACTCCAGTGGTCTCAGTGTACACTTGGCACAACAAATGGAGGAG GCAAGAAAGGAATTGCAGCGGTGCCGAGGAAACTGGTTGAAATGGGAAGCGGTCCATCGGCTTCTGCAGGAGGCGCTAAGGGAACTGGGAACCGGCCTGTCTCCACGGGACCAAAAA TTCCTTGAGGTCCTGGAGCAGCAGCTTTCGGTAGCTGAGCTGAAACGGATGCTTGATCTCGGCCCTTCTCTGCAAGACACACAACCGTCTCTCTTGGGTTTGGAGGCCTCTGATCTACCGGAGCTTCTTCCCCCTAACCAA GAGCTGGAGCAAATGCGAAAACACCTCCCCGCGGAATTGGAGAAACGCCTTAAGTCCAAGTGCCTTGCCCTACTCGGTTACTACCTCCCTGAGAGTG ATGGCGCTGGAGAAGTTGCACGGGCAGCGATGCTGGGGACCTTGGCACAGTGCTTGGCTGCAGAGAAGCGGCGCCTGCGAGAAAGCCAGGCTCGGCACCAGGAACTGGTGGGGttgctggagcagcagaaagctgccTATCCCCAG GTCTTATTACGCTGCTTGGCCATCCTGAAACGCTTGGCCCGCGAGCTCCGCCTTAATGCTCAGTCTGAACTCGACTATTTCAGCACCCAGTACCTGGAGACCAAGTGCAATGCCATGTTCTTCAAGATACG GCTTGAGGAGCTGAGCATCCTTTTGGAAACCTACACGCCTGAGAAAGTGGATGTGCATCGGATGATGAg GGACAAACTGCAGGCGGCACTAAGCCAAGAGGAGCAAGACCTGGCCACTTCTCGCAAGATCGTCTCCAACTATGAGACACTGGGCCCAGAATTCGAAGAACTGGTGAAGGAATATGCCCGGCTGCAAGCCATCATTGAGAACAGGCGCTGGGCCCTGAGAGAATTCAGCAAAGACTGA
- the C13H14orf93 gene encoding uncharacterized protein C14orf93 homolog isoform X2 has product MSFSATILFSPPNTKEAKCCCCTCKQEPGAQATTPPPPPPSSSTPITVTGTGLAVQSSEQLLHVIYQRVEKAVGLAEVALSLAKANNEALRRLEEEMGTLRRRTAPVVKASPLSGPEERQEDNEEQNEEEQEAEGFRSGVQVVIEELRQLGAAAGPPGHLGFSPVHLGPGGLGGGAEESPAVDVSIQRVYATPPSPSSQPLDDPSLSCPEKLVHNVHNHITNDKRFDGSESIKSSWNISVVKFLLEKLKHELVSNHHNYTDKELKGACVAYFLTKRREYRNSLNPFKGLKEKEEKKLRSRRYRLFANRSGVARLLGPEEQRLWQGVTEELMSDEEDSLSEPGVWVARPPRFRATPLTQLCYRLDANSKHGTKANRVYGSPSDRLPSAEAQLLPLHLYNPHFQEEGARVGTPPRPPSHKGFCPDLSSFVEIKVEKDE; this is encoded by the exons ATGTCATTCAGTGCCACAATTTTGTTCTCCCCTCCCAACACCAAAGaggcaaaatgctgctgctgcacctgcaAGCAGGAGCCGGGGGCTCAGGCGACTACGCCGCCCCCGCCACCACCTTCATCCAGCACCCCCATCACGGTTACAGGCACTGGGCTAGCGGTACAGTCTTCAGAGCAACTGCTCCATGTCATCTATCAGCGTGTAGAGAAGGCAGTGGGCCTTGCTGAGGTGGCGCTGAGTCTGGCCAAGGCCAATAATGAAGCCCTGAGGCGGCTGGAGGAGGAAATGGGGACACTGCGCCGAAGGACGGCCCCTGTCGTCAAAGCCAGCCCCCTGAGTGGTCCTGAGGAGCGGCAAGAGGACAATGAAGAGCAGAATGAGGAGGAACAAGAGGCCGAAGGCTTCAGAAGTGGCGTCCAGGTGGTCATTGAAGAGCTGCGGCAGCTGGGAGCGGCGGCAGGGCCACCTGGACACTTGGGTTTCTCGCCTGTGCATCTGGGGCCTGGGGGGCTTGGCGGG GGAGCAGAAGAATCACCTGCTGTAGATGTCTCCATTCAACGGGTCTATGCCACAccaccttccccctcctctcaGCCTCTGGATGATCCTTCTCTCTCCTGCCCAGAG AAACTGGTCCATAATGTCCACAACCACATCACCAATGACAAGAGGTTTGATGGCTCTGAGAG cattaAATCTTCATGGAATATCTCTGTAGTGAAATTCTTGCTGGAGAAACTGAAGCATGAATTGGTATCAAATCACCACAATTACACTGACAAAGAACTAAAAG gtGCTTGTGTGGCCTACTTTCTAACCAAACGACGTGAGTATCGCAACTCTCTGAATCCCTTCAAAGGACTcaaagagaaggaggagaagaaactACGAAGTAGACGCTACCGG CTTTTTGCAAATCGTTCCGGGGTGGCGCGTCTGCTGGGCCCTGAAGAGCAGCGTTTGTGGCAAGGCGTGACAGAGGAGCTCATGTCAGACGAGGAAGACAGCCTAAGTGAGCCAGGTGTGTGGGTGGCACGCCCCCCACGATTCCGCGCTACCCCCCTCACTCAGCTTTGCTACCGACTTGATGCCAACTCAAAGCATGGCACCAAAGCTAACCGGGTTTATGGGTCGCCCTCTGACCGCCTGCCCTCCGCTGAAGCTCAGCTTCTGCCCTTGCACCTCTACAACCCGCATTTTCAAGAGGAAGGAGCCAGGGTGGGCACACCGCCCAGGCCGCCCAGCCACAAAGGCTTTTGTCCTGACCTCAGCTCATTCGTTGAGATCAAAGTGGAAAAGGATGAGTGA